A single region of the Sorghum bicolor cultivar BTx623 chromosome 9, Sorghum_bicolor_NCBIv3, whole genome shotgun sequence genome encodes:
- the LOC8061749 gene encoding UPF0503 protein At3g09070, chloroplastic, with the protein MTLQMEPPVPPPRRSVSTTCDLHPGETFTGFCAACLRERLAGLEANAAAAGAAPGRKSTSAIRSLFSRPLFAAAAAAGGGGGGPSGSGGAAAAAMPDLRRCKSFSCGRGGGDALAAAVLAGAGGAGGAGAYEPQRRSCDVRGRSTLWALFHQDDRERVRDGTAFGAFPASSSAAAAALAAEVLPPPQPPPPHPPACVPEMFLEGEIAVVAEEDSDEIVPVVEPVLEVDTSGEMETTEVDAAARHVRAMKDHIDLESSQSQQQPNKKLPPKDLKEIAGSFWLAASVFSKKWQKWRRKQKLKKQEAAGSKAAAAAMPPPEKPSKPSFLLRRSRFRRGEAGGSEFAGGRRSCDTDPRFSLDAGRMSVDDMGFNWDEPRASWDGYLFGAGTGIGLGRAPPPLSRLPPILSALEDSPAGIVERSDGQIPVEDDSQPEPDSDANVPGGTAQTRDYYMDTSSRRRRSLDRSSSVRRSFEVTDPKPVAVPVPVPVPVTAPPAAAIVNGRESPLMGSSEFYHFHHAEDLFDHRFSTTSLVEDFSASLDAAFHGGPAKKPRRWRKAWSLWGLIHRRAAGRSRNGASDVGADRAFSEPWPEMMRVRGYNGRMMQRCNSNASARSSFSSNSGGGGGLGSSRRSYVADAAHAHAHGGHVKRRREEYCAAALERNRSARHSPGIAAGDNGMLRFYLTPIRSASGRRTAAVLPVKGGRQSFARTMLGLY; encoded by the coding sequence ATGACGCTGCAgatggagccgccggtgccgccgccgcggcggtcgGTGTCGACGACCTGCGACCTGCACCCGGGGGAGACCTTCACGGGCTTCTGCGCCGCCTGCCTCCGCGAGCGCCTGGCGGGGCTCGAGGCCaacgccgccgcggccggcgcCGCGCCAGGCCGCAAGTCCACCTCCGCCATCCGCTCGCTCTTCTCCCGCCCGTTgttcgccgctgccgccgccgccgggggcgggggcgggggacCCTCGGGCTCAGGTGGTGCCGCCGCGGCCGCGATGCCGGACCTCCGCCGCTGCAAGTCCTTCTCCTGCGGGCGCGGGGGCGGCGACGCGCTGGCCGCCGCCGTCCTCGCGGGCGctggcggcgccggcggggcCGGGGCGTACGAGCCGCAGCGGCGTTCGTGCGACGTGCGCGGGCGGAGCACTCTCTGGGCGCTCTTCCATCAGGATGACCGCGAGCGGGTTCGTGACGGCACCGCGTTCGGCGCCTTCCCTGCCtcgtcctccgccgccgcggccgcgctCGCTGCCGAGGTCCTTCCGCccccgcagccgccgccgcctcatCCGCCGGCGTGCGTCCCTGAGATGTTCTTGGAGGGGGAGATTGCTGTTGTGGCCGAGGAGGATTCTGACGAGATTGTTCCGGTGGTGGAGCCCGTCTTGGAGGTGGACACCTCTGGGGAGATGGAGACGACGGAGGTTGATGCGGCCGCGCGGCATGTCAGGGCCATGAAGGATCACATAGATCTCGAGTCCTCGCAGTCGCAGCAGCAGCCCAACAAGAAGCTGCCGCCCAAGGACCTCAAGGAGATCGCCGGGAGCTTCTGGCTGGCCGCCTCGGTGTTCAGCAAGAAGTGGCAGAAGTGGAGGCGCAAGCAGAAGCTCAAGAAGCAGGAGGCCGCGGGCagcaaggcggcggcggcggcaatgcCCCCACCGGAGAAGCCCTCCAAGCCATCGTTCCTCCTCAGGCGTAGCCGCTTCCGCCGTGGTGAAGCCGGCGGCTCCGAGTTCGCCGGCGGCCGGCGCTCGTGCGACACGGATCCACGGTTCTCCCTGGACGCCGGCCGCATGTCCGTCGACGACATGGGCTTCAACTGGGACGAGCCCCGTGCGTCGTGGGACGGCTATCTGTTCGGCGCCGGCACCGGCATTGGCCTcggccgcgcgccgccgccgctctcccGCCTACCTCCCATCCTCTCGGCTCTGGAAGACTCCCCCGCCGGCATCGTGGAGCGCTCCGACGGTCAAATCCCCGTGGAGGACGACTCCCAGCCGGAGCCCGACTCCGACGCGAACGTCCCTGGGGGCACGGCCCAGACGCGAGACTACTACATGGACACGTCAAGCCGGAGGCGCCGGAGCCTTGACAGGTCCAGCTCTGTGCGCAGGTCCTTCGAAGTCACCGACCCAAAGCCAGTGGCAGTGCCAGTGCCAGTGCCTGTTCCAGTGACCGCACCACCGGCCGCGGCCATTGTCAACGGCAGGGAATCCCCTCTGATGGGCAGCTCGGAGTTCTACCACTTCCACCACGCCGAAGACCTGTTCGACCACCGCTTCAGCACCACGTCGCTCGTCGAGGACTTCTCCGCCAGCCTGGACGCTGCCTTCCACGGGGGCCCCGCGAAGAAGCCGCGGCGGTGGcgcaaggcgtggagcctctggGGCCTGATCCACCGCCGCGCCGCGGGGCGGAGCAGGAACGGCGCGTCCGACGTCGGCGCGGACCGCGCGTTCTCGGAACCGTGGCCGGAGATGATGCGCGTCCGCGGGTACAACGGCCGGATGATGCAGCGGTGCAACAGCAACGCGAGCGCGCGGAGCTCGTTCAGCAgcaacagcggcggcggcggggggctGGGCAGCTCGAGGCGCAGCTACGTGGCCGACGCcgcccacgcccacgcccacgGCGGACACGTGAAGCGGAGGCGCGAGGAGTActgcgcggcggcgctggagcggAACCGCAGCGCGCGGCACTCGCCGGGCATCGCCGCCGGCGACAACGGCATGCTGCGGTTCTACCTCACGCCGATTCGGAGCGCCAGCGGCCGCCGTACCGCCGCCGTCCTCCCGGTAAAAGGCGGACGGCAGTCGTTCGCGCGGACGATGCTGGGGCTGTACTGA